A window of Panicum virgatum strain AP13 chromosome 8K, P.virgatum_v5, whole genome shotgun sequence contains these coding sequences:
- the LOC120643439 gene encoding cytochrome P450 714C3-like isoform X2 gives MKRIQQELKIVQMQDANNYLSTLFPHFLLWRETYGPVFIYSTGALEILHVSDPELVKDIGRCTPSELGKPNYLKISRKALFGGGLLTVNGDEWAFQRKLIAPEFFMDKIKGMIELIEDATAPLLESWESILDNVGGSRDIVVDDYLRKLSADVIARVCFGSSFTRGEEIFCKLRQLQKVISQQDALVGLSAFWKHLPTSANREIGKLEEEARLLILDVMKEHNNSTDNDLLRVIIDGAQGCHLQGRDAEDFIMGNCKGMYFAGHGTTEVTMIWCLMLLAAHPEWQERARAEAAEVCQGGATLDVDALRRLRIITMVIQETLRLYPPASLMMREALTDVKIGGLDVPRGTIIQVARSMLHQDKDAWGPDAGEFHPDRFANGVAAACRPAHMYMPFGHGPRTCIGQNLAMVELKVVLVRLLSRFAFAPSPRYRHAPVFRLTIEPGFGMPLVVTKL, from the exons GCCCGGTGTTCATATACTCAACGGGAGCTCTAGAGATACTGCATGTTTCTGATCCAGAACTGGTGAAGGACATTGGTCGCTGCACGCCATCAGAGCTGGGGAAGCCTAATTATCTAAAAATTTCTCGCAAAGCCTTATTTGGTGGAGGTTTGCTTACAGTGAATGGTGATGAATGGGCCTTTCAGAGGAAGCTCATCGCGCCGGAGTTCTTCATGGACAAGATTAAG GGTATGATAGAGCTGATTGAGGATGCAACTGCTCCATTGTTGGAATCATGGGAGAGCATTCTCGACAATGTGGGAGGGAGTAGGGATATAGTTGTTGATGATTACTTGCGGAAGCTGTCAGCAGATGTAATTGCCAGGGTTTGTTTTGGGAGCAGTTTCACAAGAGGAGAAGAGATATTTTGCAAGCTTAGGCAGCTTCAAAAAGTTATTTCTCAGCAAGATGCCCTGGTGGGACTCTCTGCATTTTG GAAGCACCTGCCTACCAGTGCCAACCGAGAAATAGGAAAGTTGGAGGAGGAAGCTCGTTTACTGATCCTGGATGTCATGAAGGAACACAATAACAGCACGGACAATGACCTTCTTCGCGTCATTATCGATGGTGCACAAGGTTGTCACCTGCAAGGGCGTGATGCTGAGGACTTCATCATGGGCAACTGCAAGGGCATGTACTTTGCAGGGCATGGGACCACAGAAGTCACCATGATTTGGTGCTTGATGTTACTGGCCGCACACCCTGAGTGGCAGGAACGCGCCCGAGCTGAGGCTGCAGAGGTCTGCCAGGGAGGAGCAACACTTGATGTCGACGCTCTACGCCGATTAAGAATC ATCACGATGGTGATCCAAGAGACTCTCCGGCTGTACCCTCCGGCATCGCTGATGATGCGTGAGGCCCTGACGGACGTCAAGATAGGCGGCCTGGACGTCCCCCGTGGAACGATCATCCAGGTGGCCAGATCGATGCTGCACCAGGACAAGGACGCCTGGGGCCCCGACGCCGGCGAGTTCCATCCGGACCGGTTCGCCAACGGTGTGGCCGCGGCGTGCAGGCCGGCGCACATGTACATGCCGTTCGGGCACGGGCCCAGGACCTGCATCGGGCAGAACCTGGCGATGGTTGAGCTCAAGGTGGTGCTGGTCCGCCTGCTGAGCAGGTTCGCCTTCGCGCCGTCGCCGAGGTACCGGCACGCACCCGTGTTCCGGCTGACCATTGAGCCTGGCTTCGGCATGCCCCTTGTGGTGACAAAGTTGTGA
- the LOC120643440 gene encoding cytochrome P450 714C2-like, whose amino-acid sequence MELVFSPLQWLILLPPVFLCALLSYLYTILWLRPERLREKLRSQGVKGPKPSFLFGNIAEMRRIQKELAMSVQELHVGTTDKFSLDYTATLFPYFLHWSRIYGSIFLYSTGSIQVLNTTDPDMVKELANCKSFDIGRPVFLQKERGALLGMGILSSNGELWAHQRKVIAPEFFMDKVKGMLHVMVEAAMPMLTSWENITGEEGGNAEIVVDESLRNFSADVISRTSFGSNFAAGKEIFNKIWQLQIAMAAQSMLSVTGVRYLPTKTNREIWSLKHEQDSVALSTKDLLHSIIKGAKARHFALQTPEDFIIDNCKNIYFAGHETTSTTAAWCLMLLASHPEWQSRARTELLDVCQEKPIEFDMLRKLKMITMVIQETLRLYPPAAFVAREALNDLKIGSLNIPKGTNIRIPVALAHRDPVVWGPNSDRFDPGRFANGIAGACKAPHMYIPFGVGAHTCAGQNLAMVELKVVLSLVLSKFEFALSPSYVHRPAFRLTIEPGNGVPLILKKLY is encoded by the exons ATGGAACTAGTCTTCTCACCGCTCCAATGGCTGATACTCCTACCTCCGGTCTTCCTCTGTGCTCTCCTCTCCTACCTGTACACCATCCTATGGCTTAGACCAGAGAGGCTCAGGGAGAAACTGAGGAGCCAGGGAGTGAAGGGGCCCAAGCCTTCTTTCCTCTTTGGAAACATAGCGGAGATGAGGAGAATCCAGAAGGAACTGGCCATGTCTGTCCAAGAACTGCACGTAGGGACCACTGATAAGTTCTCCTTGGATTATACGGCCACCCTGTTCCCCTACTTCCTCCATTGGAGCAGAATTTATG GTTCCATCTTCTTGTATTCAACTGGGAGCATACAAGTTCTGAATACGACAGATCCTGACATGGTGAAGGAGCTGGCCAATTGCAAATCTTTTGATATTGGAAGGCCTGTGTTCTTGCAAAAAGAGCGTGGGGCTCTTCTTGGCATGGGGATATTGTCATCAAATGGTGAGCTTTGGGCGCATCAAAGAAAGGTGATTGCACCAGAGTTCTTCATGGACAAGGTTAAG GGCATGTTGCACGTTATGGTCGAAGCTGCAATGCCAATGTTGACTTCATGGGAAAACATAACTGGAGAGGAAGGGGGCAATGCAGAGATTGTGGTGGATGAGTCCTTGAGAAACTTTTCAGCTGACGTCATATCACGGACTTCATTTGGAAGCAATTTTGCTGCAGGTAAAGAGATATTCAACAAAATTTGGCAACTTCAGATTGCAATGGCAGCACAAAGCATGCTTAGTGTTACTGGAGTAAG ATACTTGCCAACAAAAACCAATAGAGAAATTTGGAGTCTGAAGCACGAGCAAGATTCAGTCGCCTTATCAACTAAGGATCTCCTGCACTCTATAATTAAGGGTGCTAAAGCCCGCCACTTCGCTTTACAGACGCCTGAGGATTTCATCATCGACAACTGCAAGAACATCTACTTCGCAGGGCATGAAACAACCTCAACCACTGCTGCATGGTGCTTGATGCTTCTTGCTTCACACCCTGAATGGCAGTCCCGCGCTCGGACTGAGCTATTGGATGTTTGTCAAGAGAAACCAATAGAATTTGACATGCTGCGGAAGTTGAAAATG ATAACAATGGTGATCCAGGAGACCCTTCGCCTGTACCCTCCAGCAGCGTTTGTGGCACGAGAAGCTCTGAACGACCTAAAAATCGGCAGCCTCAACATTCCAAAAGGAACCAACATCAGAATCCCAGTTGCACTGGCTCACCGGGATCCTGTTGTCTGGGGTCCCAATTCCGACAGGTTTGATCCTGGCAGGTTTGCCAACGGCATAGCAGGCGCCTGCAAGGCCCCTCATATGTACATTCCCTTTGGTGTGGGTGCCCACACCTGCGCCGGCCAGAACCTGGCCATGGTTGAGCTCAAGGTTGTGCTATCACTTGTGCTGTCAAAGTTTGAGTTTGCACTTTCGCCAAGCTACGTGCATCGCCCAGCGTTCAGACTGACCATTGAGCCTGGCAATGGCGTGCCTTTGATTCTTAAGAAGCTTTACTAA
- the LOC120643445 gene encoding uncharacterized protein LOC120643445 encodes MASSSAAGNGTGGILPTHTAAPAWPSTSKPPPTKDPRRRRCLCVCLLVTLAVLLALAITLLVLFLTVLKVRDPTTRLVSTRLAGVAPRLTFPAVSLQLNVTLLLTVAVHNPNPASFAYDAGGHTDLTYRGAHVGDAAIDPGRIPSKGDGEVKLALTVQADRLAADLAQLVADVESGSVAMQASTRIPGRVTILGIFKRHAVAYSDCSFVFGVAEMAVRSQQCHDRTKL; translated from the coding sequence atggcctcctcctccgccgccggtaaCGGCACCGGCGGCATCCTCCCCACGCacaccgccgcccccgcctgGCCTTCAACTTCCAAGCCCCCGCCCACCAaggaccctcgccgccggcgctgcctcTGCGTGTGCCTCCTCGTCACCCTGGCCGTCCTGCTCGCGCTCGCCATCACCCTGCTCGTCCTCTTCCTCACCGTCCTCAAGGTCCGCGACCCCACCACGCGCCTCGTCTCGACGCGCCTGGCGGGCGTCGCCCCGCGCCTCACCTTCCCGGCCGTCTCCCTCCAGCTCAACGTCACGCTGCTGCTCACCGTGGCCGTGCACAACCCGAACCCGGCCTCCTTCGCCTACGACGCCGGGGGCCACACCGACCTCACCTACCGCGGCGCGCACGTCGGCGACGCGGCCATCGACCCGGGCCGCATCCCCAgcaagggcgacggcgaggtcaaGCTGGCGCTCACGGTGCAGGCGGACCGGCTCGCGGCCGACCTGGCGCAGCTGGTGGCGGACGTGGAGAGCGGGTCGGTGGCCATGCAGGCCAGCACCAGGATCCCCGGCAGGGTCACCATCCTGGGCATCTTCAAGCGCCACGCCGTCGCCTACTCCGACTGCAGCTTCGTCTTCGGCGTCGCGGAGATGGCGGTGCGCAGCCAGCAGTGCCATGATCGCACAAAGCTCTGA